GTGAAGATAGCATGTCTTCTTCTGACTGGACATATTTTGTTCCATCCAGTTCATCACTACATTCGTTAATTAAACATCTTGCAGACTCCATTGTGGTTTCCAAATGAAACTGAAAAGCAACAATACGATTTTCGACAATAAAAGCTTGGTTGCGACAGGCCTCGCTTGAAGCCAGCAAAATGCCTCCATCAGGTATGTCAAACGTATCGCCGTGCCAGTGAAATACCTCCAAGGTCTCTGGCAGGGCTGTTCCCAAAATAGTTTTTGTTGCATCTTCAGTGCGTGTTATAGGGAACCAGCCAATCTCACGGAACCTGTTTTTATAAACTTTCGCACCCATAACATTAGCAATCAGCTGAGCGCCAAGACAAACACCCAACACAACTTTACCTGAGTTGATAACGTCATGGATAAATTTTT
This region of Desulfovulcanus ferrireducens genomic DNA includes:
- a CDS encoding type 1 glutamine amidotransferase — translated: MRIHYLQHVPFEGLGNMENYFLARGYQLSTTRLYSEDNFPTLDDFDWLIIMGGPMGVYDEAKYPWLKKEKKFIHDVINSGKVVLGVCLGAQLIANVMGAKVYKNRFREIGWFPITRTEDATKTILGTALPETLEVFHWHGDTFDIPDGGILLASSEACRNQAFIVENRIVAFQFHLETTMESARCLINECSDELDGTKYVQSEEDMLSSPSRFIRINKVMESILLELEKNNPC